From Pseudorca crassidens isolate mPseCra1 chromosome 15, mPseCra1.hap1, whole genome shotgun sequence, one genomic window encodes:
- the HMOX2 gene encoding heme oxygenase 2 produces the protein MSAELETSEGVDEPEKKSSGAPEKENHTRMADLSELLKEGTKEAHDRAENTQFVKDFLKGNIRKELFKLATTALYFTYSALEEEMDRNKDHPAFAPLYFPSELHRKAALIKDMEYFYGEDWEEQVQCSEATRKYVERIHCVGQNEPELLVAHAYTRYMGDLSGGQVLKKVAQRALKLPSTGEGTQFYLFENVDNAQQFKQFYRARMNALDLNLKTKEKIVEEANKAFEYNMQIFSELDQAGSLLAKETLEDGLPVHDGKGDVRKCPYYAAKQDKGALEGSSCPFRTVLAVLSKPSLQFILAASVALAAGLLAWYYM, from the exons ATGTCAGCGGAACTGGAGACCTCAGAGGGGGTGGATGAGCCAGAGAAAAAGAGCTCTGGggccccagaaaaagaaaaccacaccag GATGGCGGACCTCTCCGAGCTCCTGAAGGAAGGGACCAAGGAAGCGCATGACCGGGCAGAAAACACCCAGTTTGTCAAGGACTTCTTGAAAGGCAACATCAGGAAGGAGCTGTTTAAG CTGGCCACCACTGCACTGTACTTCACATACTCGGCACTTGAGGAAGAGATGGACCGGAACAAGGACCACCCGGCCTTTGCCCCCTTGTACTTCCCCTCGGAGCTGCACCGGAAGGCGGCGCTGATCAAGGACATGGAGTATTTCTATGGTGAGGACTGGGAGGAGCAGGTGCAGTGCTCCGAGGCCACCCGAAAGTACGTGGAGCGGATCCACTGCGTGGGGCAGAATGAACCAGAGCTGCTGGTGGCCCACGCCTACACCCGCTACATGGGGGACCTCTCAGGGGGCCAGGTGCTGAAGAAGGTGGCCCAGCGGGCCCTGAAACTCCCCAGCACAGGGGAAGGGACCCAGTTCTACCTGTTTGAGAATGTGGACAATGCACAGCAGTTCAAGCAGTTCTACCGGGCCAGGATGAACGCCCTGGACCTGAACCTGAAGACCAAAGAGAAGATTGTGGAGGAGGCCAACAAGGCCTTCGAGTACAACATGCAG ATATTCAGTGAACTGGACCAGGCTGGCTCCTTGCTGGCCAAAGAGACCCTGGAGGACGGGCTCCCTGTGCACGATGGGAAAGGAGATGTGCGGAAATGCCCCTACTACGCTGCTAAACAAGACAAAG GTGCCCTGGAGGGCAGCAGCTGCCCCTTCCGAACAGTCCTAGCTGTACTGAGCAAGCCCAGCCTCCAGTTCATCCTGGCCGCCAGCGTGGCCCTGGCTGCCGGCCTCTTGGCCTGGTACTACATGTGA
- the CDIP1 gene encoding cell death-inducing p53-target protein 1: MRGLGPGEAAKMSNEPPPPYPGGPTAPLLEEKSGAPPTPGRTSPAVMQPPPGMSLPPADIGPPPYEPPGHPMPQPSFIPPHVNADSTYMPPGFYPPPGPHPPMGYYPPGPYPPGPYPGPGGHTATVLVPSGAATTVTVLQGEIFEGAPVQTVCPHCQQAITTKISYEIGLMNFVLGFFCCFMGCDLGCCLIPCLINDFKDVTHTCPSCKAYIYTYKRLC; the protein is encoded by the exons GGTCCAGGAGAAGCAGCAAAGATGTCGAATGAGCCGCCCCCTCCTTACCCTGGGGGCCCCACAGCCCCCCTTCTGGAGGAGAAAAGTGGAGCTCCACCCACCCCAG GCCGCACCTCCCCAGCTGTGATGCAGCCCCCACCGGGCATGTCACTGCCCCCTGCAGACATTGGCCCCCCACCCTATGAGCCGCCGGGTCACCCAATGCCCCAGCCTAGCTTCATCCCCCCACATGTGAATGCAGACAGCACCTACATGCCTCCAG GTTTCTACCCTCCTCCAGGCCCCCATCCACCCATGGGCTACTACCCACCAGGGCCCTACCCGCCAGGGCCTTACCCTGGCCCTGGAGGCCATACGGCCACGGTCCTGGTCCCTTCAGGGGCTGCCACCACAGTGACAGTGCTGCAGGGAGAGATCTTTGAGGGTGCGCCCGTGCAGACGGTGTGTCCCCACTGCCAGCAGGCCATCACCACCAAGATCTCCTATGAGATTGGCCTGATGAACTTCGTGCTGGGCTTCTTCTGCTGCTTCATGGG GTGTGACCTGGGCTGCTGCTTGATCCCCTGCCTCATCAACGACTTCAAGGATGTGACGCACACGTGCCCCAGCTGCAAAGCCTACATCTACACGTACAAGCGCCTCTGCTAA